GAAGCCTCCGGGCCGACGGCGGCCGACATCAGGGGCACGGCCGACAACGGCACCCATGTCGGCGGGCCGACCCCGACCGCCGGGAAGGTCCAGGGGGCCCTGCAATTCGACGGCTTGGACGACCAGGTTGATATTGCCGATGCGACCGAGGTGAATTTCGCCTCCGGCGATTTCACTATCGACGCCTGGATCCGGACGTCGGCCGCGGCCGGCACGGCGGCGCTGGTGGACAAAATCGACGCCGGAACAACCACCGGCTACGCGCTCATCCTGCAGAACGGCATCCTTGGCCTCGAGCTGGCCGACGGCACCTCGACCACCTACCTGTCGGGGAGTTTTGTCGCGGACAACAATTGGCACCTGGCGGCTGTCTCGGTCGATCGCACCCTGGCCAACGGCATCAAATTCTATGTCGACGGTGTCCCGGCGGCCACGGGCAATCCGACGCTGCATCCGGGCTCGCTCACCACCGCGAGCACGCTCGTGTTTGGGGCGCGGAGCGCCTCCGGGGCGAACCGGTATGCCGGGCTGCTCGACGAGGTCGAGATGTTCGACCGGGCGCTGACGCATGCCGAGGTGATGTCTCTGGTGCTTGCCGACACGCTTGGCAAGTGCCCGACCGACGCGATCGTGGGCGCGTGCTGCCTTCCCGACAAGAGCTGCATCCTGGCGCTCGGGCAGACCGAGTGTGATGCGCTGGGCGGATTCTACCTCGGCGACAGCACCACCTGCGACTCGGGGGCATGCGATCAGTTCGCCCGGGGTGCGTGCTGCCTGCCCGACGGTTCCTGCGCCGACAGCATCACCCAGGACACCTGCATCAATGTCCTCGGCGGGCTGTTCCAGGGAATCGGCACCTCCTGCGACCGCGTTGTCTGCGCTCCCCTGGGGGCGTGCTGTCTGCCCACCGGCACGGGCACTCCCGGCGACCAGGGCGGGTGTGTCCTGACGATGGGGCAAGTTCCCTGCGACCTCATGGGCGGGATCTACCTCGGCGACCTCTCGACATGCGATTCGGCCGCCTGCGACACCTGCGCGTGTCTGGCGACCGGCGATATCGACGGTAACGGCTCGCCGTTGACCGATATCGACCTGGAGATCCTGATCGGCATCGTCTACGGGTGGGTCCCTCCGCTCGATTCCATGTGCCATGCCGATCTCAACGGCGACTGCGCGGTGGATCAGGAAGATATCGATCTTCTGGAGTGCTACCTGGCCAACGGGCCTTCCTGCTTTACGCCCTATGGCGGGTATCCGGTAGCGACCTGCTGCCACCCCAACACGATTACCGGGGCCTGCTGCACGATCGACACATGTTATCAGTATGTCCACAGCAACTGCCTCGAGGGCTCGTACCAGGGCGACAGCACAAAGTGCCTCCCGCCGCCGAGTCCGTGCCCCCAGGATACCCTGGTCTGGCCCGATGTGGACACGGTCATCATTGTCGTGGTCTGGTGGCCGCCGATCGATGTCGATACGCTGACGTACGACACCGTTGTGGTAATAGGACCCTTTGACCCGGGCCCGATCGGTGTGGCGTTCGTTTTGCACGACACCACCACCAGGGGATGGGGCGCTCGGTGGCAGGATCTCGAGCAGCCGGGAGCCCTGTTGTCACCGGGGACGTTCCTGCAGTTCAAGGCCTACCAGAAGGCGCCGGGGGCGCTGGAGCGGGCGGTCGGGACCGGAAAGGTCACACGGGAGCTTACCGGAGAGTGGGAGCTTGAGGTCGACTTCTCGCCGCTCGGGCCGGTTACCCAGAGCGTGCAGCTGTTTCGCGACAACCTGATAGTAGCGACACTTCAGCAACACACCGGTCCGGCGGGAGCGGCCTCCTCACCCCCGAGCGGCTGGCACTGGAGTACGCGCGGTTCGGGCAAAGCCCCGAGCAGTATCGGCTGCACCGGTGTCTGGGCGGCGCCAACGGAAGTGCACCTCGGCCACGGAAAGGACGCGCTGCACGTGTTGGCCGATTCGGTGCGGTTCATTCCGGAGATGCAGTCGCCGCCGACCGGGTTCCTCACCAAGGTCATCCTGTCGGGAGCGAAGGTGCCGTCGGTACTCTTCAACGGCTGGACTGTCGACCTGGAGCCCTGCTGCGTCGTGCGCGGCGATTTCAACGGCGACGGCGCCGTGAAAGTGTCGGATTTGACCGGGCTCATCAACTACCTCTTCCGCGGCGGCGCGGCCCCCGGCTGCCCCGACCACGGCGACACGAACGCCGACGGCTCGATCAAGGTGTCCGACCTGACCCTGCTGGTCAACTACCTCTTCCGCGGAGGTCCGGCGCCGGCGGCGTGCTGAGCCCTCTCGAACCTGGCGACGACATCGCCCAAGGCCCGCGGCTCCGGCCGCGGGCCTTGTGTCTTTGGGGCTATCCGGGGGAGGAAATGCCGATCGGGCGGCCCCGCGGCTTGACAACCCTGCCTGCGCCGGGCTGTCCCGAAATTCCCTAGAAGTGGTACCCCCCCTGGATCTGCACGAGCACGGCGTTGTACCCGAATTCATTGGGGCCCGGCTCATTCCAAGGCATGGTATGGTCGGCGCGCGCGCCAATGAACGCGGCCACGCGCGTGCCGACAAACATCACCGGGCTGACCTGGTAATCGAAGCCGCCGCCCAGCTGCCACAGGAAGTGGGTCGCCGCAGCGCTCTGCTCAAACCCGGGCGAGTAGTTCTCACTGAGATCGACATTGAGCGTCTTTCCGTCCACATTGGTGAATCCGGCGGCTCCAAACAGGTAGGGCAGAGCGTTGCCGTAGGCGCGCCCGAACTTGGCGGCCAGCAGCAGGCCGTAGCGGAAGTCTGCCTCGTAGGTCACCGTGTCCGGGAAGTACTTCTTGTCGACCGCCGTTCCTTTCTGAATGTAGAGCGGGATCATGATCTCGAGGCCGGCAACCCAGTTGTTGCTGTACTGGCGCTGATATCCGCCGCTGATACCCGCCAGCGGACTGTCGTCGTCATAGTCACCGGTCGATTCCTTGTGCGATGGGTCATTCGAATTGAGGCTTCCGGAGACATAGCCACCGAAAGCGCCGACATAGAACCCTGTCCGGTCGACTGCTTCACCCGCCGCCGCCTGGGAAACGGCGAGAAGAATGGCGACCGCGCTCACCAAGCTGGAAAGACTCCGTCTGCGGTGCGACATAGCGAACCTCACTGGTTTACGGACCGTCTATCAATGTGAACAGGTTTAACCTGCGGCTGTTTGCGCTGCAGTATATTTAGTCCACAACAGCTCCGCAAGCGGGATGTGATTCCCCGCGGGCGCAGAATCCACATCGCCGCATCGACGGGTACGATCCCTCAACCGTGGCCATTTGGTCCGGGGTGCCGGCCTCGGCTGTGGCAATGCGGATCACATAGACGCCCGACGGCAGATGGCCGGCGTCCCAGGTGAGGACGTATTCGCCGGCCGACTGGATGCCGCCACGCGGTCGCCGCCAGTCACGGTGACATAGTCTTTGGCGGGCGGGCGGTCATTTCCGATATTGCCTTTCGCAGCGCGCCCCTGCTCGGCATCTCCCTGAGGGGTGAGCACCTTCCGGCGAACGCGGCGGCCGGGGAACTGCCGGACGGGCACGGAAAGGAAACGGATCGTTTATGAGATTCTCGCGAGCCCTTGTCCGAGCGCCGGGACCGACGATGGTTGACGGCATTACCTCCGCCGGCCTCGGCGCGCCGGTCCACCGGCTCGCGGTCGCGCAGCACCGCGCCTACGTCGAGGCGCTGCGCGCCTGCGGGCTGGCGGTCACCTGCTTGCCCGCGGACGACGAGTTCCCGGACTCGACCTTTGTCGAGGACACGGCGCTGCTGACGCCGCACTGCGCCATCATCATGCGGCCGGGCGCCCCCGCGCGGCGGGGCGAGGCGGCCGCCATAGAACCGGTGGTGGCCGGATTGTTCGACGCCGTGGAGCGGGTCGAGCCGCCGGGAACAGCCGACGCGGGGGATATCATGATGGTCGGAGACCACTACTTCATCGGCCTGTCGCAACGCACGAACCGGGAGGGGGCGGCCCAGATTATCGCGCTGCTCGAGGCGTACGGAATGACCGGCTCCCCGGTGCCGCTCGACCGGGTTCTCCATCTGAAATCGGGCGTTGTCTACCTGGAGAACAACACCATGCTGGCGGCCGGGGAATTCAAAGAGCGGCCCGAGTTCCGGGCGTACGATCTGATTCCGGTTGACGACGACGAGCGCTATGCGGCCAACGCGCTGTGGCTGAACGGGACGGTGCTGGTCGCGGCCGGCTATCCGAAAACCGAGCGGGCCGTACGCGCGGCGGGGTACGAAACGATCGTGCTCGAAATGTCGGAGTTCCGCAAGCTCGACGGCGGGTTGAGTTGCCTGTCGTTGCGGTTCTGAGTTCGCGCGTCTAAAGGCGCCGGCGAGGGCGACGGTCCTCCGCAGGCGGCGAAAAAGGCATTGACTTCGCGCGGCTGCAGTGCTCTATTGGTTAGTGAGAGGCCCGCGGCCACGCGAGGAGCGGGCAAGGAGTTGACGGTGACCGACACTTTGGGCCGGAAGAACCTCGACGAGGAACTGCGGGCGCGCTCGCACGCTCTCGCCGAGCGCATGAAAGAGCTCGAATGTCTGCACTCGGTGTCGGATCTGTTCGAGAACCGGCACATCGAGCTGAGCGAGATTTTCCAGAGAATCGTGGAACTCCTCCCCGGGGCCTGGCAGTACCCGGAAATCGCGTGTGCGCGGATCACAATGAAAAGCCGCCAGTACCAGAGCCACAACTACAGGGAGACGCCCTGGCGGCAGCAGGCGGACATCACCGCCGGCGGCGAGCGCGTCGGGGTCATCGAGGTGGGGTATCTCGAGGTCCTGCCCGGGGGAACCCCGCCCCAGTTCCTTCCCGAGGAAGCGGACCTTCTGGAGACGGTCGCCCACCGGCTGGGGGAGGCCTACTCGCTCAAAGAGGCCCAGCGCCAGCTCTCCACCTACCAGCAGCACCTGCGGTCACTGGCCATGGAGTTGACGCTGGCCGAGGAGCGGGAACGGCGGCAGCTTGCGCTGCACCTGCACGACAACATCGGGCAGGGGCTCGCCGTGGCGAAACTGAAACTCGAGACCCTCCGCCACCTGCTGCCGGAGGGGCATGGGGAGCGCATCGACGATATCCTCGCGCTCATCCAGCAGATCATCGCCGACACCCGCACCATCACCGCCGACATCAGCCCGCCCATTCTGTACGAGCTCCGCTTCGACCAGGCGCTGGTCTGGCTGGGAGACCACGTGAGAAAACAATCGGGACTGCAGGTCGAGGTGCACTGGCCGGAGGAGGACGTGGCGCTGAGCGAGGGCGTGCGCGTGCTGCTGTTCCGCTCGATCCAGGAGCTGCTGGCCAACGTGGTGAAGCACGCCGGGGCGGCGGCCGTGCGGATCGAGGTCGAGCGGCAGGGGAACGAGGCGCATGTGTGCGTGGCCGACGACGGCGTCGGGTTCGACCTCGAGCACCAGGGCCGGTACCCCTCGGCCAACGGCGGCTTCGGGTTGTTCAGCATCCGGGAGCGCCTCACGCACCTCGGGGGGCGGATGACGGTCGATCCGAAAGTGGGCGGCGGGACAAGGGTCCACCTGTGGGTGCCGGTCACCGACAGCCCGGCCGCCCCGCGATGAACAGGAGCCGAACATGCGAATATTGATCGCCGACAACCACAAGCTCTTCTGCGAGGGTCTTCGCCTGCTGCTGGAAAAGCAGCCGCACATGGAGATCGTCGGCGAGGCCAATAACGGCCGGATGGCGGTGCGGCTGTGCCATGAACTGACGCCGGACCTGGTGGTCATGGACGTCGGCATGCCCGAGCTCAACGGCATCGAGGCGACCCGGCAGATCCGGGCGGAAATGCCGGAGGTCAAAGTGATCGCGGTGTCGATGCATGACGACCGGCAATATGTCGCCGGGATGCTCTCGGCGGGCGCCTCCGGCTACGTCCTCAAAGACGGCGCCTTCACCGAATTGAACGAGGCCATCCGGATCGTCACGCGGGGCGGACGGTATCTCAGCCCCAGCATCGTCGACATCGTTGTCGAGGACTACGCCCAGCGGCTCTCCCCCGCGCTGGGTTCGGCGCTGGAGAAACTCTCGGTGCGGGAACGGGAGGTGCTGCAGATGATCGCCGAGGGGCACTCGACGGCCGCGATCGCCGAACGGCTGCACGTGAGCCGCAAAACCGTGGAGACCCACCGGAAGAACATGATGGCCAAGCTGGAGCTGCGGAACGTGGCCGAGCTGACCAAGTTCGCGATCCGGGAGGGGCTCACGTCGCTGGACATTTCCACCCGGAAAGGGGACGAGACCGAGTGAGCGGTCCGGGGGCGGCCGCGGCAGCCCTGGGCCGCCGCAGCCGGACACCCGTGCATGCACTCAGCAGCGGGACATGGCGGCTACGCCGTCCTCTGCCACGTGCGAAGCCGCGTAGGAGCGGTGGAAGGCGCCGAGTTTCTCCACCAGCGCCTCGATCTCGTCGCGCGGCGGGAGGAAGGTCATGCGGAAATGGAAGGTTCCCGGTTTCTGGCCGAATCCCGATCCCGGCACGACGCAAATCCCCGTTTGCTCCAGCAGCGCCAGGCAGTAGTCGGTGTCGCGCTTAGCGACGTAGGCCGACAACTGCTCGGGCGTCAGGCGCGTCAAATCCGCGCCCTTCTCCTCGGGCAGGCGGAACCGGACAAAAGCGTACATGGCGCCCTGGGGGATGTCGACGGACATGCCGGGGATTTGATTGATTCCCTCCCCCAGGATTTCCGCCTTCGCCTTGAGGTCGTCGAGGATGGCGTCCCGTTCCTGCACGTAGGCGTCGTAGCTCCGTTCGCCCGGCTGCGGCGGCGACACCATGAGGTAGGTGGCGATTTGCCCGGGGATGTTGGCGCAGAGACTGATCGACTGGAGCTTGATGAACTGCGCGAGCACTTCCTCGGAGACGTTGCGGATCTCGAGATAGCCGCCGCGGTGCCCGCACTCCCCGAGAAACCCCTTCGAGACCGAGTGCAGGCTGAACAGGGGGACAGAGACGACCCCCAGCGTGTGCATCACCTTGGCGAACGAGTGGAAGCGGCAGCCGGGGGCGTAGACGTTCTCCTGGTAGACCTCATCGGCGATGATGGCGAGGCGGTGGCGCTCCGCGAAGGCGATGATCATCTTGATGTTGTCGACCGTGAGGACGGCGCCGGTCGGGTTGCCGGGGTTGATGACGACAATGCCGACCGGGTTGATCCCGTCCGCGCGGGCGGCCGCGAGACTGTCTTCGAGCACCGCCTCGTTGAGCTGCCAGTGGTCGTCGTCATCCAGCAGGTACCCGATCTGTCTGCCGCCGAAGAGCTCGAGGCTGGCGCTGTAGAGCGGGTACTGCGGGATGGGGATCATGAAGCCGTCGTTGCGGCGGCGGAGGAGGGCGGTGAGGACAGCCTGGGCCCCCTTGCTCGCGCCGTCGGTGAGAATCACGTGCTCCGGGCTGGCGGGGATGCCGTCCCGGCGGGCGACAAAGTCGGCGACCGCCTTGCGGATGAAGGGAATGCCGGCGCTCTGGCTGTAGGCGCCGGTGCCGTGGGGATGCCGGACGAGAATGGACCGGGCCCGCTCCACCACGTCCTTGGGGAAGTGGCGGGTGACATCGGCATTCTCGAGCAGCTCGGGGTACTCGATCAGGCAGAGGATCTGGCGCAGGTAAGTGAGGGGGCGCTGTTTGAGCGCCTGGGGGTTGCCGATGTTGCAGTAGATAATCCTGCGCCCGGCGGCCTCGAGTTCCTGAGCCCGCTGCACGATCGGTCCGCGCACGGCGTACTCGGCGCGCAGCAATCTCTCGTTGAGGTGTTTGAGGGCGAGCATCACACTGCCACTCCTTGCTGCCGGGCGGGTTCCGCCTGCACGCTGAGCAGAAGATCGGTGACCGACTTGTTGGCGTCGCCGAACAGCAGCAGGGTCGTCGGCTCGTCGTACAGCGGGTTGGGCACGCCCGAGTATCCGGGCCGCTCGTCGAGATTGAGCACCAGGACGTGGCGCGCCTCGTGGGCGTTGAGAATGGGCATGCCCGAGATCGGGGTATCGGCTCGGCTGATGGCAGCGGGGTTGACAACGTCGCAGGCGCCGATGATCAGCACCACGTCGGTCTCGGCGAACTCCGGGTTGACCTCGTCCATCTCGCGCAGCAGCTCGTAGTCGACGTCGGCCTCGGCCAGCAGCACGTTCATGTGGCCGGGCATGCGGCCGGCGACGGGGTGGATGGCGAAGCTGACGCGTTTGCCGAGCTCGATGAGCGTGCGGGCGAGGGTGGCCACCTGGAACTGGGCCTTGGCCAAGGCCATCCCGTAGCCCGGAATGATGATGATGCGGTCAGCCCGGTTGAGGACCTGGATGGCCTCGGCCATCGCTTCCGTATACGTCTGCGTCCGCCGCGTCACGGGCTGCCGTGCGGGCGCCTCCGCGACGGCGCTCCCCGCCGATTTCTGCTTCGCCCCCGAGAGCACCTTCACGAAGCTCCGGTTCATCGCCTTGCACATGACCGCGGTCAGAATGGAGCCGGACGCGGCGACCGTGGCGCCAGCGGCGATGAGGAGGCGGTTCTGGATGACGACGCCGCAGAAGGCGGCCGCCAACCCGGCCGTGGCGTTCAAGAACGAGATCAGCACGGGCATATCGGCGCCGCCGATGCGGATCGCAAAGAGGAGGCCGAGCCCGACCGAGGCGACGAGGAGGCCGAGCAGAAGAGCCATGAGTGAGGATCCGACGGCGCCGGCAGCCGCCGCGCACAGGCCCGCAATCACCGCCAGCAGCGCGAGCAGCAGGAGGTTGTGGCGGGGCAGGAGGGTGGGCGTCTGCCGAAGTTTGGCGGCCAGCTTGGCGCTGGCCAGCATGCTGCCGCTGAAGGTAGCGGCGCCGATGACCAGCCCGAGGTAGCCAGAGAGCTCGCCGACCGGGGTGAGGACGACGCCGGTGCGGGTCAATTCGACCAGGGCGATGGTGCAGGCGGCCACGCCGCCCGCGCCGTGCTGGAAGGCCACCATGGCCGGGATCTGGATCATGGTGACGCGCATGGCGACGAGGGCGCCGACGGCGCTGCCGATGAGCAGGGCCACCACCAGCCAGGCCGGGTCAAAGATGGCGTTGCGCGAGAGGACCAGCACAATCGCGGCCAGCAGAGCGGCGGCGGCCGTCAGGTTGCCGAAACGGGCGCCGCGCGGCGTCCGAAAGAGGGTGATGCCGACGATCAGCAGCGCGATGATCGAGAGGTCCAGCAAAAGTGCAGTGAGACTATTCATATCCATACTCCATTCCGTGTAGAGGCAGCCGCGCCGCGTCGGAGCGGGGTCCGGTGCGGCGGTTCGGGCCGCCGGCCCGAAGGCCGGCGTCCGTCCTTCCGCGTCGCCCGAACCGTTCGGCGCGGACCTTAGCCGATGGGCGCGGCCGCCACACTCATTCAGGCACCGTCCGTTCGGTTGGCCGGATCGTGCTGCGTCTTGAACAGCCGCGTCATCCGGTCGGTGATCACGAAGCCGCCGACGAGGTTGAAGGCGGCGGTGATCAGCGCGAGCGCGCCGATCACCCTCTCGCCCGCGCCGGACGGGACAGCGAACAGCAGGATGGCCCCGAGAATGGTCACCGCCGACACGGCATTGGTCATGGACATGAGGGGCGTGTGGAGCAGCGGCGGCACCCGC
This genomic stretch from Candidatus Zixiibacteriota bacterium harbors:
- a CDS encoding NAD(P)(+) transhydrogenase (Re/Si-specific) subunit beta yields the protein MDMNSLTALLLDLSIIALLIVGITLFRTPRGARFGNLTAAAALLAAIVLVLSRNAIFDPAWLVVALLIGSAVGALVAMRVTMIQIPAMVAFQHGAGGVAACTIALVELTRTGVVLTPVGELSGYLGLVIGAATFSGSMLASAKLAAKLRQTPTLLPRHNLLLLALLAVIAGLCAAAAGAVGSSLMALLLGLLVASVGLGLLFAIRIGGADMPVLISFLNATAGLAAAFCGVVIQNRLLIAAGATVAASGSILTAVMCKAMNRSFVKVLSGAKQKSAGSAVAEAPARQPVTRRTQTYTEAMAEAIQVLNRADRIIIIPGYGMALAKAQFQVATLARTLIELGKRVSFAIHPVAGRMPGHMNVLLAEADVDYELLREMDEVNPEFAETDVVLIIGACDVVNPAAISRADTPISGMPILNAHEARHVLVLNLDERPGYSGVPNPLYDEPTTLLLFGDANKSVTDLLLSVQAEPARQQGVAV
- a CDS encoding N(G),N(G)-dimethylarginine dimethylaminohydrolase, with the protein product MRFSRALVRAPGPTMVDGITSAGLGAPVHRLAVAQHRAYVEALRACGLAVTCLPADDEFPDSTFVEDTALLTPHCAIIMRPGAPARRGEAAAIEPVVAGLFDAVERVEPPGTADAGDIMMVGDHYFIGLSQRTNREGAAQIIALLEAYGMTGSPVPLDRVLHLKSGVVYLENNTMLAAGEFKERPEFRAYDLIPVDDDERYAANALWLNGTVLVAAGYPKTERAVRAAGYETIVLEMSEFRKLDGGLSCLSLRF
- a CDS encoding sensor histidine kinase, which translates into the protein MTDTLGRKNLDEELRARSHALAERMKELECLHSVSDLFENRHIELSEIFQRIVELLPGAWQYPEIACARITMKSRQYQSHNYRETPWRQQADITAGGERVGVIEVGYLEVLPGGTPPQFLPEEADLLETVAHRLGEAYSLKEAQRQLSTYQQHLRSLAMELTLAEERERRQLALHLHDNIGQGLAVAKLKLETLRHLLPEGHGERIDDILALIQQIIADTRTITADISPPILYELRFDQALVWLGDHVRKQSGLQVEVHWPEEDVALSEGVRVLLFRSIQELLANVVKHAGAAAVRIEVERQGNEAHVCVADDGVGFDLEHQGRYPSANGGFGLFSIRERLTHLGGRMTVDPKVGGGTRVHLWVPVTDSPAAPR
- a CDS encoding outer membrane beta-barrel protein; this translates as MSHRRRSLSSLVSAVAILLAVSQAAAGEAVDRTGFYVGAFGGYVSGSLNSNDPSHKESTGDYDDDSPLAGISGGYQRQYSNNWVAGLEIMIPLYIQKGTAVDKKYFPDTVTYEADFRYGLLLAAKFGRAYGNALPYLFGAAGFTNVDGKTLNVDLSENYSPGFEQSAAATHFLWQLGGGFDYQVSPVMFVGTRVAAFIGARADHTMPWNEPGPNEFGYNAVLVQIQGGYHF
- a CDS encoding aminotransferase class I/II-fold pyridoxal phosphate-dependent enzyme, which translates into the protein MMLALKHLNERLLRAEYAVRGPIVQRAQELEAAGRRIIYCNIGNPQALKQRPLTYLRQILCLIEYPELLENADVTRHFPKDVVERARSILVRHPHGTGAYSQSAGIPFIRKAVADFVARRDGIPASPEHVILTDGASKGAQAVLTALLRRRNDGFMIPIPQYPLYSASLELFGGRQIGYLLDDDDHWQLNEAVLEDSLAAARADGINPVGIVVINPGNPTGAVLTVDNIKMIIAFAERHRLAIIADEVYQENVYAPGCRFHSFAKVMHTLGVVSVPLFSLHSVSKGFLGECGHRGGYLEIRNVSEEVLAQFIKLQSISLCANIPGQIATYLMVSPPQPGERSYDAYVQERDAILDDLKAKAEILGEGINQIPGMSVDIPQGAMYAFVRFRLPEEKGADLTRLTPEQLSAYVAKRDTDYCLALLEQTGICVVPGSGFGQKPGTFHFRMTFLPPRDEIEALVEKLGAFHRSYAASHVAEDGVAAMSRC
- a CDS encoding NAD(P) transhydrogenase subunit alpha, which produces MTDLILMLLVFALSFGAGYLLISRVPPLLHTPLMSMTNAVSAVTILGAILLFAVPSGAGERVIGALALITAAFNLVGGFVITDRMTRLFKTQHDPANRTDGA
- a CDS encoding response regulator transcription factor, whose protein sequence is MRILIADNHKLFCEGLRLLLEKQPHMEIVGEANNGRMAVRLCHELTPDLVVMDVGMPELNGIEATRQIRAEMPEVKVIAVSMHDDRQYVAGMLSAGASGYVLKDGAFTELNEAIRIVTRGGRYLSPSIVDIVVEDYAQRLSPALGSALEKLSVREREVLQMIAEGHSTAAIAERLHVSRKTVETHRKNMMAKLELRNVAELTKFAIREGLTSLDISTRKGDETE